The Vibrio agarivorans genome window below encodes:
- a CDS encoding DEAD/DEAH box helicase, whose protein sequence is MEYFESIIDQLTKRAARATLGQFGLRSKPLREFLWNAFSQSPGNDGAFLGDPVFEATFGWKPHTEPMTALSGRLLESRLVSAMENPPKELRDDYKFESSWYPYAHQYEAWEHLSKSEPRSVIVSSGTGSGKTECFLVPILNDIVRRQSKSNGVEALFLYPLNALINSQRDRLAAWTHELGADVKFCLYNGETKENVPAAKQRIQPNQQLSRKALRSDPGQILVTNATMLEYMLVRQKDEPILAKSKGKLRWIVLDEAHTYIGSQAAELSLLLRRVMHGFDVTPDQVRFVATSATIGGKDSDTELKAFLADVAGVDISQVYLVKGHREVSSLSELESPYAMDLEAINAIASMSERYRALESIVPLRILRQTLSADDNRLSLLQIRKLLSATDELLSEEITLKWLDICASTTDSSGMAFIPFRMHLFHRVSGGLWACSNPSCSAKTNTPLDSIEWRFGKVYMSRREKCSCGSPVFEMTSCNGCGTSLLLADESIAKESGDTVLSLTKPESSVDDFSLDIESDDIDSYEDADADDGDVHSRLCILAEQPSDETGSYWLNNDRVLKSASFKQAYLVNKVEGYEKSNGNGLGLRCPCCQHTKIQNFEFYRHFRNGAPFMLSTVIPTLLEFCQDGKKEQLKGPWNGRRMITFTDSRQGTARFAAKSQQDAERQFLRAALFHLVADRTLKSGTLTPEQRADLEKYKARLDTFKELGDDDMVEIIEEKIASLANAGDVSIPWSDVEHELAKEKELQYWIKDSYQRFDEQMSMVKNPLLLARLLLLREFNSRPKRQNTLETLGLIRLEFAAIKDKGNTAPPEWRQLNFSVDEAQKSWVDFLTLCLNFHVRANKAISLSEEQQRWIGAKFSPGLIIAPDDDSQYRNIQSWPQVRGGSVQPRLVRLLVTAFNLNLDEKEDRVSINIILQEAWKVLQRHVLSASGDGYRLELEKQVSFSLTKDKWQCPHTQKIIDTPLQEVSPYLNVKGARQGQLCRLLPTPSYPYPYGRDVEDGSQVTLEQVRGWQENEEVTFLRRENAWSDISDRIVERTPYFRVAEHSAQLPASLLRDYEDKFKVGAINVLSCSTTMEMGVDIGGISVVAMNNAPPNPANYLQRAGRAGRRGESRSVALTLCKNTPHGEHIFEQTRWAFDTPIHVPNVSLSSEYIVKRHINALLLSVFLRTRPLSDNALRLSCGNFFIPLHDSCPAHAELFASWCRTDALNEIEAGLETLLKRTILQETAKHQLVRDAASQIEDILGRWKKEHELLIEQSEEIKSDSNRLSTAQAAVETQIQRLEGEYLLSELARKGFLPGYGFPTDVVSLNNDNIESINRRKNAIQAAKQAKSAKDNQLEHRIDNLYSARDYPSRDLSVAIRDYAPGAEVVLDGRVYQSGGVILNWHSPASADQVSEIQSLLWAWRCNHCGSSGVDRALPTSCKSCDSELEPNTYHRFIEPGSFAIDIRNKPHNDISKLTHIPFQDPWVTVEKKDWVEMSVNPSVLFKSSHDGHVYYHSTGLSNRGYALCLECGRMEPMPDDDSVTAHKVLEGHTRLRGGKGELERESEVFCGGNERDFAIKGPIELGHSTHTDVFELLLLNADGSVLSNRTIARSISVLLRNELAEKLGINSDEIGCTTKPVNYAEQEAQAIVLYDSAAGGAGFSIKASEYIVELLQKSKRKAVSCSCDRACHRCLVDYSTQHALELLDRRAVIGFLDNDFFNRILLPSEFELFERDNQRELKPLGVAIEQAIAHVRGPVLNVYISKKALANLEAWPLINSIYDWARERRLNLVLSESELSHLDISEQISLSWLSSHPNIALKQTKNVIPDGQTIFAEVVEDDLAQCWGIIDEHESQLIKGFRKTPTLAECVLDILKDPEKVGSVSIHQELDGPADRFGSLFWTSVLRSSDLLMKRMQKHKITEIIYQDRYLVAPLPMSLCLRAVGAILGHYEGCRASIVTGALKTEAELEKEPYRKNQSENKTIQDNWRSEEERQLVLDEAIYQSGLDIAFKTRDKYSLPHARTMSLVFDDGVTVQIWLDQGFGYWWVDKYSNENGLDPHEPIEHSARDLLYADWKLRSGKWPTAIFFSGD, encoded by the coding sequence ATGGAATATTTTGAATCAATTATTGATCAGCTAACGAAGCGTGCTGCGAGAGCAACACTTGGGCAATTTGGACTTCGCTCTAAACCTCTCAGGGAGTTTCTATGGAATGCCTTTAGTCAATCGCCGGGTAACGATGGGGCATTTCTAGGGGACCCTGTGTTCGAAGCAACCTTTGGTTGGAAACCACACACTGAACCCATGACCGCCTTATCAGGCAGACTATTGGAGAGCCGTCTGGTCAGTGCGATGGAAAATCCTCCCAAAGAGCTTCGTGATGACTATAAGTTCGAGAGTAGTTGGTATCCCTATGCCCATCAATATGAGGCTTGGGAACATCTCTCTAAATCAGAACCTCGGTCAGTGATTGTTAGTAGCGGTACTGGCTCAGGTAAAACAGAATGTTTCCTTGTTCCAATTCTTAACGACATTGTAAGACGCCAAAGCAAATCAAACGGTGTTGAGGCGCTGTTCTTGTATCCTCTAAACGCTTTAATTAACAGTCAGCGCGATAGACTTGCAGCTTGGACACATGAGCTTGGCGCTGATGTAAAGTTTTGTTTGTACAATGGCGAGACTAAAGAGAACGTGCCCGCTGCCAAGCAACGCATCCAGCCGAATCAACAGCTTTCTAGAAAGGCATTACGTTCCGACCCAGGACAAATCTTAGTTACCAACGCGACGATGTTGGAATACATGTTGGTTCGTCAAAAAGATGAGCCCATTTTAGCTAAATCCAAGGGCAAGTTGCGTTGGATTGTCTTAGATGAAGCTCACACATACATAGGTTCTCAGGCTGCAGAACTATCTCTGTTGCTACGAAGAGTTATGCATGGTTTTGATGTCACTCCAGATCAAGTTCGATTTGTAGCGACCTCTGCGACGATAGGCGGTAAGGATTCAGACACCGAACTGAAAGCATTTTTGGCGGATGTGGCTGGTGTGGATATATCTCAAGTTTATCTTGTGAAAGGCCATCGTGAAGTCTCGTCTCTTTCAGAGCTTGAGTCGCCATATGCAATGGATTTGGAAGCAATAAATGCCATTGCCAGCATGAGTGAACGATATAGGGCGCTAGAGTCGATAGTGCCGCTTCGCATTCTTCGTCAAACCTTAAGTGCTGATGACAACCGCTTGTCACTCCTTCAAATAAGAAAACTCCTATCAGCAACAGATGAACTGCTGAGTGAAGAAATCACACTTAAATGGTTAGACATTTGTGCTTCAACCACAGATTCCAGCGGGATGGCCTTTATTCCATTTCGTATGCACCTTTTCCATAGAGTCTCGGGGGGCCTTTGGGCGTGCTCAAATCCGAGTTGCTCTGCAAAAACGAACACGCCTCTCGATAGCATAGAGTGGCGCTTTGGCAAGGTGTACATGTCACGTAGAGAAAAGTGTTCGTGCGGTTCTCCTGTGTTTGAAATGACCAGTTGTAACGGCTGTGGCACAAGTCTTCTATTAGCAGATGAAAGTATTGCGAAAGAGTCTGGTGATACCGTTCTAAGTTTGACCAAACCAGAATCCAGTGTGGACGATTTCTCTTTGGATATTGAGTCCGACGACATCGATTCGTATGAAGATGCTGACGCTGATGATGGTGACGTACACTCTAGGTTGTGTATTTTAGCGGAGCAACCATCGGATGAGACGGGCTCTTACTGGCTGAATAATGATCGAGTTTTGAAAAGCGCGAGCTTTAAACAGGCATATTTGGTCAACAAAGTCGAAGGCTATGAGAAGTCCAACGGCAATGGTTTGGGGTTGCGATGCCCATGCTGCCAACATACTAAGATCCAGAACTTTGAATTCTACCGCCATTTCCGCAACGGTGCGCCATTCATGTTATCGACGGTGATCCCTACCTTGCTAGAGTTCTGCCAAGATGGCAAAAAAGAGCAACTAAAAGGTCCGTGGAACGGCCGTCGGATGATTACTTTTACAGATAGTCGGCAAGGCACAGCTCGTTTTGCTGCTAAATCACAACAAGATGCGGAAAGACAGTTTCTGCGAGCAGCTCTATTCCATTTAGTCGCGGATAGAACACTGAAAAGTGGTACTTTGACCCCTGAGCAACGTGCAGACCTTGAAAAATATAAAGCTCGATTGGATACGTTCAAAGAGTTAGGTGATGACGACATGGTTGAAATCATTGAGGAAAAAATTGCGTCGCTAGCAAATGCTGGTGATGTTTCTATTCCTTGGTCTGATGTTGAGCATGAGTTGGCCAAAGAGAAGGAGCTTCAGTATTGGATTAAGGACTCTTATCAGCGCTTTGATGAGCAAATGAGTATGGTCAAGAACCCGCTATTGCTTGCGAGATTGCTGTTATTGAGAGAGTTTAATAGCCGACCAAAGCGACAAAACACCTTGGAGACATTGGGGCTCATTCGATTGGAGTTTGCTGCCATAAAAGACAAAGGCAACACAGCACCACCAGAGTGGAGGCAATTAAACTTCTCAGTAGATGAAGCTCAAAAATCGTGGGTCGACTTTCTGACACTATGCCTTAACTTCCATGTGCGAGCTAATAAAGCGATTTCTCTCAGTGAAGAACAGCAACGTTGGATTGGCGCTAAGTTCTCTCCCGGATTAATTATAGCGCCGGATGATGACAGTCAATATCGTAACATTCAAAGTTGGCCTCAAGTTAGAGGTGGTAGTGTACAACCACGACTTGTAAGGTTGTTGGTCACTGCATTTAATCTTAACCTTGACGAGAAAGAGGACAGGGTAAGTATAAATATCATTCTGCAGGAAGCGTGGAAGGTATTACAACGTCACGTTCTCTCTGCCAGTGGAGATGGCTATCGACTCGAACTCGAGAAACAGGTCAGTTTTAGCCTTACAAAAGACAAGTGGCAGTGTCCTCATACACAAAAGATCATTGATACACCCTTACAAGAGGTGTCACCTTACCTCAATGTTAAGGGAGCTCGTCAAGGCCAGCTTTGTCGCCTTCTACCTACGCCTTCATACCCGTACCCTTATGGACGAGACGTTGAAGATGGCTCTCAGGTAACTCTGGAACAAGTAAGAGGTTGGCAAGAAAACGAAGAGGTAACGTTCCTACGTCGCGAGAATGCTTGGTCTGATATTTCAGACAGAATTGTAGAACGAACACCATACTTCAGGGTTGCTGAGCACTCTGCACAGTTACCTGCGAGTTTACTAAGAGACTACGAGGACAAGTTTAAAGTAGGAGCTATTAATGTTCTTAGCTGTTCCACTACGATGGAGATGGGTGTAGACATCGGTGGTATCTCGGTCGTTGCCATGAATAATGCGCCGCCAAACCCTGCTAACTATCTGCAGCGAGCGGGTCGAGCTGGCCGCCGTGGAGAGAGCCGCTCCGTAGCACTAACGCTCTGTAAGAATACTCCACATGGTGAGCATATATTCGAGCAAACTCGTTGGGCTTTTGATACCCCTATCCATGTTCCCAATGTTTCACTGTCGAGTGAGTATATCGTTAAGCGTCATATCAATGCACTATTGCTTTCCGTATTTTTGAGGACGCGTCCCCTTAGTGACAATGCGCTGCGTTTGAGCTGCGGTAATTTCTTTATTCCTCTCCATGATAGCTGTCCAGCCCATGCAGAGCTGTTTGCAAGTTGGTGTCGAACGGATGCTTTGAATGAGATTGAAGCAGGCTTAGAAACACTTCTTAAGCGCACAATATTGCAGGAAACAGCGAAGCACCAACTAGTGAGAGATGCCGCTAGTCAAATTGAAGACATTCTAGGGCGCTGGAAAAAAGAACACGAGTTGTTGATTGAACAAAGCGAGGAGATAAAGAGTGACAGCAATAGACTATCTACTGCTCAAGCTGCTGTTGAAACTCAAATTCAACGCTTGGAAGGGGAGTATTTGCTGTCTGAGCTGGCTCGAAAAGGCTTTTTACCTGGATATGGCTTTCCTACGGATGTTGTGTCGCTTAACAATGACAATATTGAATCGATCAATCGCCGCAAAAACGCAATACAAGCAGCAAAGCAAGCGAAGTCTGCGAAGGATAATCAGCTAGAGCATCGTATCGATAACTTATATAGCGCCAGAGACTATCCATCGCGTGATCTGTCTGTTGCTATCAGGGATTACGCACCGGGAGCAGAAGTTGTTCTGGACGGCCGCGTTTATCAATCTGGTGGTGTCATTCTCAACTGGCACAGCCCTGCATCGGCAGATCAAGTCAGTGAAATCCAATCTTTATTGTGGGCATGGCGTTGTAACCATTGTGGCTCTAGCGGGGTTGACAGAGCACTGCCAACCAGTTGTAAAAGCTGTGATTCTGAGTTGGAACCGAATACTTACCATCGTTTTATCGAGCCGGGTAGTTTTGCGATTGATATTCGTAACAAACCACATAACGATATCTCAAAATTGACCCATATCCCTTTTCAAGATCCGTGGGTGACTGTTGAGAAAAAAGATTGGGTAGAAATGAGTGTAAACCCAAGCGTTTTGTTTAAATCTAGCCATGACGGCCATGTCTACTACCACAGTACAGGTTTATCTAATCGTGGATACGCTCTCTGCCTAGAGTGTGGTCGGATGGAGCCTATGCCTGATGATGACTCCGTAACGGCTCACAAGGTTCTTGAAGGACATACGCGTCTTCGTGGCGGTAAAGGTGAGTTAGAGCGTGAAAGTGAAGTCTTCTGTGGGGGCAATGAGCGAGATTTTGCGATAAAAGGACCAATCGAGCTGGGTCACAGTACACATACTGATGTGTTTGAACTGCTGCTATTAAATGCGGACGGTTCTGTCTTGAGCAATAGAACCATCGCTCGATCCATTTCTGTTCTGCTTAGAAATGAGTTGGCAGAGAAGCTTGGTATTAACAGTGATGAAATTGGCTGTACGACAAAGCCGGTTAATTATGCTGAACAAGAAGCTCAAGCTATTGTGCTTTACGACTCAGCAGCTGGAGGCGCGGGTTTTTCAATCAAGGCTTCTGAGTATATCGTTGAGTTATTGCAGAAATCTAAGCGTAAAGCGGTCAGTTGTTCGTGTGATAGGGCATGTCACCGTTGCTTAGTTGATTATTCTACTCAACACGCGCTAGAGCTATTAGATAGAAGGGCTGTGATTGGCTTTTTAGATAATGACTTTTTTAATCGAATACTACTACCCAGCGAGTTTGAGCTTTTCGAACGTGACAACCAGAGAGAATTAAAACCACTGGGTGTTGCCATTGAACAGGCTATTGCACATGTTAGGGGGCCTGTCCTCAATGTATATATATCGAAGAAAGCACTGGCAAATCTTGAAGCTTGGCCATTAATTAACTCAATTTATGATTGGGCGAGAGAGCGAAGGCTGAACTTAGTGCTGTCAGAGAGCGAGTTGTCTCATTTAGACATTTCAGAGCAAATTAGTTTATCTTGGCTTTCAAGTCACCCAAACATTGCTTTGAAGCAAACGAAAAATGTAATACCAGACGGCCAGACTATATTCGCTGAAGTTGTAGAAGACGATCTAGCTCAGTGTTGGGGTATTATCGATGAGCATGAGTCACAGTTGATAAAGGGCTTTAGAAAGACACCGACACTAGCGGAGTGCGTCCTAGACATCTTAAAGGATCCTGAAAAAGTGGGGAGTGTTTCCATTCACCAAGAACTTGATGGACCAGCAGATCGGTTCGGATCCCTATTCTGGACAAGCGTGCTTAGGTCATCTGATCTTCTAATGAAGAGAATGCAGAAGCACAAGATAACAGAAATCATATATCAAGATAGATACCTGGTGGCACCTCTTCCTATGAGCCTATGCCTTCGAGCAGTTGGTGCCATACTTGGTCATTACGAAGGATGCCGAGCTAGTATAGTAACGGGAGCACTGAAAACAGAAGCTGAACTAGAAAAAGAACCGTACAGGAAGAATCAAAGCGAAAATAAAACTATTCAAGATAACTGGCGAAGTGAGGAAGAGCGTCAATTAGTTTTGGATGAGGCCATTTATCAGTCTGGTTTAGATATCGCGTTTAAGACAAGAGACAAGTATTCGTTACCTCATGCCAGAACTATGTCGCTAGTTTTTGATGATGGCGTGACAGTGCAGATTTGGCTGGATCAAGGGTTTGGGTATTGGTGGGTTGATAAATATTCTAACGAGAATGGGCTAGACCCGCATGAGCCAATAGAGCATTCGGCTCGTGACTTGCTATATGCTGATTGGAAACTGCGAAGTGGTAAGTGGCCGACAGCGATATTTTTCTCGGGTGATTGA
- a CDS encoding STY4851/ECs_5259 family protein gives MNTFRHCIRSILSFRDLDKVTGQPLYSYKLSDNEFELLKQSLSDSLRSNSISSYVPTAISSEWSGAFVLFASEWWRREFSGGHWSWEPVFGALGIHESELSPAQRSRMVAAGCRYWRRPILMNAQGHMFLGTVAVEGGLPLQLVTDSNSKLAYYFEQVIQDFGKYTLSKPDSLAIAKAHDHHIASSFRNDAVYSVVGKIAEAIFSLADQHDLGKQEDPLMYLDVVEPNWVDRLPLNIEHTVAKSLLDRALGKAIVVQRKMPETIRLLRSLKPQHNRHAFTVDDISEVEVNYVCSLELTLRSRVNTLYIQQLFNMASLPERFSLFSVGKKPLLVAKAFRPKNTPDRYLVDVLESQLPADWFSCEIELMARDDQGETWFAPVIGGSSASDKEPWVFIEKEEQWVFSGAGDVICEASKAIIATQQGYVVESASEQCEVIASSALQDVRQLTLLREAGRYKVGQYQIVLGGERVQPKEYVWQGDVLPFQTTPQKSFIGTPKLIELNEQGVRTPIQDSSVHWHDLNKQQWSSLSTLPSGKSEVRYTNQSGTNKHFRIASVPSDFRVDLIPAKDLSQGRVIISTSCPPLVALAKDNHDHVKMELSSTEQAVVLELSANGAYPPAYIDLEIWWQDKPKSIEMRLPFPSKGVCLLDAKQQRVDNHSEILVDSLSSYELYGCGLDGEIEVQFSLKAKDVRGAFARSAFYKTVLSSVEDMSAGLSLSAFRSSIQSLFALSTSLDAKVKMEVMHHGHEVFSVDLALYQCSLLPDRSNSHVVLSSAANSHLDNISAIDLFTIPLGQPDQTPIPLKLESVDDSERYCWHMPDEELEPGAWLVYCNEPKFGIRPVMWTKELQLLPTPKGAFEAAAGISRNIDRIKAFSHAAKELAADYSSVEWKYVRTLLAFNQVPLTTFDLWRGASQQPEFMLALLLQANKSEIEAVWQMDTQFPMLWTSLDIQQSIKVVRAYYDYLLDKLGGEGMEELVQDRIMKKLSELESFFPSLSSLIQLLGVKIAFNLEKSFIEVGDYTAQLRAIRGQLAQRKCENEWPCHNANDVFGRVMQRVHRQIVELCLTGDYSFKNNVMNAPVLLALATAGHADLRMTAEVVHAMREYRRFDETYFDEAFNLTQKLIIGLLNV, from the coding sequence ATGAACACATTCAGACACTGTATTCGGTCAATTTTGTCTTTTAGAGATTTAGACAAAGTGACGGGACAACCACTTTATAGCTATAAGCTCAGCGATAACGAGTTTGAATTATTGAAACAATCACTGTCAGACAGTTTACGAAGCAATAGCATATCCAGTTACGTTCCGACGGCTATCAGTTCTGAATGGTCTGGGGCCTTTGTATTGTTTGCCTCGGAGTGGTGGCGCAGAGAGTTTTCAGGTGGACATTGGAGTTGGGAGCCTGTTTTTGGTGCTTTAGGTATTCATGAGTCAGAGCTTTCTCCAGCGCAGAGAAGTCGTATGGTAGCCGCTGGCTGCCGCTACTGGCGAAGGCCAATTCTAATGAATGCGCAAGGTCATATGTTTCTGGGAACAGTTGCTGTTGAAGGGGGACTGCCGCTGCAGTTGGTGACCGATTCAAACAGTAAACTCGCCTATTACTTTGAACAGGTGATTCAAGACTTTGGTAAATACACATTATCAAAGCCTGATTCATTGGCGATAGCAAAAGCACATGATCATCATATTGCGTCTTCATTTAGAAACGATGCGGTTTACTCAGTGGTCGGTAAGATCGCTGAAGCGATTTTTTCTTTGGCCGATCAGCATGACCTAGGTAAGCAGGAAGATCCCTTAATGTATCTTGACGTCGTTGAGCCCAACTGGGTAGATAGGCTGCCACTCAACATAGAGCATACGGTCGCTAAGAGCTTGTTAGACAGGGCGTTAGGTAAAGCGATTGTTGTTCAGCGTAAAATGCCGGAAACGATTCGTTTACTTCGCTCGTTAAAGCCACAGCACAACAGGCATGCTTTTACGGTCGATGATATAAGTGAGGTTGAAGTAAACTACGTTTGCTCGTTAGAACTAACGTTGCGTTCTCGCGTCAACACACTTTACATTCAGCAGCTATTTAACATGGCGAGCTTACCTGAACGTTTCAGTCTTTTCTCTGTAGGCAAAAAACCGCTTCTTGTGGCGAAGGCCTTTCGCCCCAAAAATACCCCGGATAGATACTTAGTAGATGTCCTTGAAAGCCAGCTGCCTGCAGATTGGTTTAGCTGTGAAATAGAGTTGATGGCCAGAGATGATCAAGGTGAGACGTGGTTTGCTCCTGTAATTGGAGGTAGCTCGGCATCTGATAAAGAACCTTGGGTATTCATCGAGAAAGAAGAGCAATGGGTGTTCTCGGGCGCAGGGGACGTTATCTGTGAGGCCAGCAAGGCAATCATTGCGACTCAACAAGGATATGTTGTCGAATCGGCTTCAGAGCAATGCGAGGTCATAGCCAGTTCTGCTTTGCAAGATGTTCGTCAGCTTACATTGCTTCGAGAGGCTGGTCGATACAAGGTCGGTCAGTATCAAATCGTACTTGGAGGTGAGAGGGTTCAACCCAAAGAGTATGTGTGGCAAGGTGACGTTTTACCATTTCAAACAACGCCACAAAAAAGCTTCATAGGCACCCCAAAACTTATAGAACTGAATGAGCAAGGTGTTCGAACTCCGATACAGGATAGCTCGGTTCATTGGCACGATCTGAACAAGCAACAATGGTCCTCTTTGAGCACACTACCATCGGGTAAAAGTGAGGTTCGATACACAAATCAGTCAGGTACCAACAAGCACTTTCGAATTGCTAGTGTTCCGAGTGATTTTCGAGTTGATTTAATTCCTGCTAAGGATCTTAGCCAAGGCAGAGTAATCATATCAACCAGTTGTCCCCCTTTGGTAGCATTGGCAAAAGACAACCATGATCATGTCAAAATGGAGTTGTCTTCAACGGAGCAAGCAGTAGTTCTCGAACTTAGTGCCAATGGCGCTTACCCGCCAGCATACATAGATCTCGAAATTTGGTGGCAAGATAAGCCTAAATCTATAGAAATGAGATTGCCTTTCCCTAGTAAGGGAGTGTGTTTACTTGACGCTAAGCAACAGAGAGTCGACAACCACAGTGAGATCTTGGTTGATAGCTTGAGTAGCTATGAGTTATACGGTTGTGGATTAGACGGTGAGATTGAGGTTCAGTTCTCGCTGAAAGCTAAGGACGTCAGAGGTGCCTTTGCTCGTTCTGCTTTTTATAAAACGGTGCTCTCTTCGGTCGAAGATATGTCTGCTGGTTTATCACTCTCCGCATTTCGTTCTAGCATTCAATCTCTATTTGCACTTTCGACAAGCCTGGACGCAAAAGTAAAAATGGAGGTTATGCATCATGGCCACGAAGTTTTTTCCGTTGATCTCGCACTGTATCAATGTTCACTCTTACCAGACCGTTCTAATAGCCATGTAGTTTTGAGCTCAGCGGCGAACTCACACCTAGATAATATCTCAGCTATAGACTTGTTTACCATTCCCCTAGGACAACCAGACCAGACGCCTATTCCACTGAAACTAGAGTCTGTAGATGATTCTGAACGCTATTGTTGGCATATGCCTGACGAAGAGCTCGAGCCGGGCGCTTGGTTAGTTTATTGCAACGAACCTAAATTTGGCATTCGACCTGTTATGTGGACGAAAGAACTACAACTTCTTCCGACCCCTAAAGGCGCTTTTGAAGCTGCTGCCGGCATTAGTCGAAACATTGATCGCATCAAAGCCTTCAGTCATGCAGCAAAAGAGTTAGCCGCTGACTACTCATCGGTTGAGTGGAAGTACGTTCGAACATTATTAGCTTTCAATCAAGTACCTTTGACGACCTTCGATTTATGGCGCGGAGCCTCTCAGCAACCTGAATTCATGCTTGCGTTGTTACTGCAGGCTAACAAGTCAGAAATCGAAGCGGTATGGCAGATGGATACACAGTTTCCTATGTTGTGGACTTCACTCGATATTCAGCAGTCTATTAAAGTAGTTCGAGCCTACTATGACTACTTGCTGGACAAACTAGGTGGAGAGGGTATGGAAGAGCTGGTCCAAGACAGGATTATGAAAAAGCTATCGGAGTTAGAATCTTTCTTTCCTAGCCTTTCTTCGCTAATACAGTTATTAGGCGTCAAGATTGCTTTCAATTTAGAGAAGTCCTTTATAGAGGTCGGTGATTATACCGCTCAACTGCGAGCCATACGTGGTCAATTGGCACAGCGGAAGTGTGAAAATGAATGGCCATGCCATAACGCGAACGATGTGTTTGGGCGGGTGATGCAAAGAGTGCACAGACAGATCGTAGAGCTGTGTCTCACTGGTGATTACTCATTTAAAAACAATGTAATGAACGCTCCCGTCCTGCTTGCACTGGCGACGGCTGGACATGCTGATTTACGAATGACCGCTGAGGTGGTTCATGCGATGCGAGAATATCGTAGGTTTGATGAAACCTACTTCGATGAAGCGTTTAATCTGACACAGAAATTAATTATTGGTTTGCTCAACGTTTAG
- the csm6 gene encoding CRISPR-associated ring nuclease Csm6, translating to MKNILLSTTGASPQVLTETLYAIAKSGRPFPDEVYVITTQSSKDVLLNGLIRDGHLEALKNECQLPEFTFDESHVWLIEDDKGEYIDDAKSIEDQTFMADFITKKVFELTQYDHTAIHASLAGGRKTMAFYFGYAMSMFGRSQDTLSHVFVDDAYEFVRDFWYPTKNQKWVTGKNGQGEVDVSQATVTLAEIPFVRMRNAVDPTVLSTMANLSFSQTVGMLNSSREGELSVTIDGSSKLISTLGIDVSLTAKELAFYLWLLDKGTEGLLVDRYFEDQQTHSIDFLNTYRQFARDPRVFGTFGTTPEDFAESDYSSLSGMSKDFLQPICSTINRKLKKALPTQTAGMLEVTSISEGVNQRYSVALCRPDIEVTVINKHCESES from the coding sequence ATGAAAAACATTTTGCTTTCAACTACAGGCGCAAGTCCTCAGGTATTAACAGAAACACTCTATGCCATAGCAAAGAGCGGGCGGCCATTTCCAGATGAAGTGTATGTCATCACCACACAAAGCAGTAAAGATGTTTTGCTCAATGGTCTAATTCGAGACGGTCATCTAGAAGCGCTGAAAAACGAATGTCAACTGCCAGAGTTCACCTTTGATGAAAGCCATGTTTGGTTGATAGAGGATGATAAAGGCGAGTATATCGACGACGCCAAATCCATCGAAGACCAAACCTTTATGGCTGATTTCATTACCAAAAAAGTGTTTGAGTTAACTCAATATGACCACACGGCAATTCATGCGTCGCTAGCTGGTGGACGAAAAACTATGGCATTCTATTTTGGTTATGCGATGTCCATGTTCGGGCGCTCGCAGGACACATTGAGCCACGTGTTTGTCGATGATGCTTACGAGTTTGTTAGAGATTTTTGGTATCCGACCAAGAATCAAAAGTGGGTTACGGGTAAAAATGGCCAAGGTGAAGTCGATGTAAGTCAGGCGACGGTAACATTGGCAGAAATTCCATTTGTTAGGATGAGAAATGCCGTTGACCCAACAGTGCTATCCACTATGGCTAATCTTTCTTTTAGTCAAACGGTGGGCATGTTGAACTCCTCTCGAGAGGGAGAGCTGTCCGTTACCATCGATGGCTCATCCAAATTGATTTCCACATTAGGCATAGATGTTTCACTGACAGCCAAAGAGCTGGCGTTCTATCTTTGGCTTTTAGACAAAGGTACTGAGGGTTTACTTGTTGATCGATACTTTGAAGATCAACAGACGCACAGCATCGATTTTCTAAACACTTACCGCCAGTTCGCACGTGACCCAAGGGTATTTGGCACCTTTGGCACCACACCTGAAGATTTTGCAGAGAGCGATTACTCATCATTATCTGGTATGAGCAAAGACTTCCTACAGCCCATTTGTTCGACCATAAATCGCAAGCTTAAGAAAGCCTTACCAACTCAAACAGCAGGTATGTTGGAGGTAACGTCGATTTCTGAAGGCGTAAACCAGCGTTATTCAGTTGCACTTTGTCGTCCAGATATCGAAGTGACTGTCATCAACAAGCATTGTGAATCTGAGAGTTAA